One genomic region from Pyrobaculum islandicum DSM 4184 encodes:
- a CDS encoding winged helix DNA-binding protein, translated as MYQIRTSLLILELAYNATKNGNCLRPSDVRKKLGRSKGAIGNLLKNLIKKGLLEKEKRGCYKLTEKGLEELKKTQYYIAEFQTELAKWVAALGFTRATFEGWNPDFGPSTEEKPPQLADLMWAHEVREKVGNIMDDIDAIRIRGHFAKPVDLGVLLDKLGWTREALRVDACEHEPTAWRRWCENDESYIFDFFEPPIYNIIIKLFKDGRHVEVWSLAAYDDEFKYYRDYAVGEGGFYAPLSVLLSYTLSYVFILDAVSGMLFGENRGGLLIDGVVALSRDEKGPLALYSVLPTGYTAPKFMAEVLNLRGFEGARLMEGPPEET; from the coding sequence ATGTATCAAATAAGGACAAGCTTGCTCATTCTCGAACTAGCCTACAACGCAACAAAAAATGGCAACTGTCTAAGGCCATCTGACGTAAGAAAGAAACTCGGCAGATCAAAGGGGGCTATCGGGAATTTGCTGAAAAATCTCATAAAGAAAGGCCTTCTAGAAAAGGAGAAAAGGGGGTGTTACAAGCTTACTGAGAAGGGCTTGGAAGAATTGAAAAAGACCCAGTACTATATAGCGGAGTTTCAAACCGAACTCGCTAAGTGGGTAGCCGCCCTGGGCTTCACAAGGGCGACCTTCGAAGGCTGGAACCCCGACTTCGGCCCCTCGACGGAGGAGAAGCCGCCGCAGTTGGCCGACCTTATGTGGGCTCACGAGGTTCGTGAGAAGGTAGGCAATATTATGGATGATATCGATGCAATCCGCATAAGGGGACACTTCGCAAAGCCTGTAGACTTGGGAGTGTTGCTAGATAAACTAGGGTGGACAAGGGAGGCCCTACGTGTTGACGCGTGTGAACACGAGCCAACCGCTTGGAGGAGGTGGTGTGAAAATGACGAATCCTATATTTTCGACTTCTTTGAGCCGCCGATCTATAATATTATAATCAAGCTGTTTAAGGACGGGAGACATGTAGAGGTGTGGTCTCTTGCGGCTTACGACGATGAATTTAAATACTATCGAGATTACGCAGTGGGAGAGGGCGGGTTCTATGCTCCGCTGAGCGTTCTGCTCTCCTATACCCTTAGTTACGTGTTCATACTAGACGCCGTTTCAGGGATGCTCTTTGGCGAAAATCGCGGCGGCTTGTTAATAGACGGCGTGGTCGCACTATCTAGAGATGAGAAGGGGCCGTTGGCGCTCTACAGCGTCTTGCCTACAGGGTATACGGCGCCTAAGTTCATGGCGGAGGTTCTCAACCTTAGGGGGTTTGAGGGGGCGCGGCTAATGGAAGGGCCTCCTGAGGAGACATGA
- a CDS encoding CRISPR system precrRNA processing endoribonuclease RAMP protein Cas6, translating into MESLVLKTLGRPDLHDAKVKPFSVWPLLHRGRPVLWRAAVAPGDPVEVRMGFADDDMASQFAAAAAGGLQLFGARLDPEAVEVRDAHHDLPQEQCFKLEFLSPLRFATPPLYRRSKPTYEFYPRPLSLFKSAVKHGRTLGLTKLGAPFLRWVYTYVALTDLGCHSRCVATVKLPGGGIARGFLGWALYRAYGKRRITDLRSWGGPVCGSAG; encoded by the coding sequence GTGGAGTCCCTCGTCCTCAAGACCCTGGGCAGGCCCGACCTACACGACGCTAAGGTGAAGCCCTTCTCCGTGTGGCCCCTCCTACACAGGGGGAGGCCGGTTCTCTGGAGAGCCGCCGTAGCCCCCGGAGACCCCGTCGAGGTGAGGATGGGCTTCGCCGACGACGACATGGCCAGTCAATTCGCCGCGGCCGCCGCCGGCGGCCTACAGCTCTTCGGCGCCAGGCTAGACCCTGAGGCCGTGGAGGTGCGCGACGCCCACCACGACCTCCCCCAGGAGCAGTGCTTCAAGCTGGAGTTCCTCAGCCCCCTGAGGTTCGCCACCCCACCCCTCTACAGGAGGAGCAAACCCACCTACGAGTTCTACCCCCGCCCCCTCTCCCTCTTCAAATCCGCCGTAAAACACGGCAGAACCCTAGGCCTCACCAAGCTAGGCGCCCCCTTCCTCCGCTGGGTCTACACCTACGTCGCCCTCACCGACCTCGGCTGCCACAGCCGCTGCGTAGCCACAGTAAAGCTCCCCGGCGGCGGAATAGCAAGAGGATTCCTCGGCTGGGCCCTATACCGCGCCTACGGAAAAAGAAGAATCACAGACCTCCGGAGTTGGGGCGGGCCAGTGTGTGGATCTGCCGGCTGA
- a CDS encoding PD-(D/E)XK nuclease family protein: MDNLKREFLRLLREDEEFRLAVAGLIGLGEVLQELRRLREDFQTYIKEQEKRWRENERRWRMNERRWRANERRWREAFKRFEALERGLQRLDRRLVLLGARWGVETEEAFREAVRGIVEDVLGVGEVVRWSYFDGEGLVFGFPSPVEVDVLVKDGVHILVEVKASATDSDVAKLWRIGQLYRRATGVEPKLALVTPHIDERGRKAAEALGIQVYTYL; this comes from the coding sequence GTGGACAACTTGAAGAGGGAGTTCCTAAGGCTTCTTCGGGAGGATGAGGAGTTCAGGCTGGCTGTAGCCGGCCTCATAGGGCTGGGGGAGGTGCTACAGGAGCTGAGGAGGCTGAGGGAGGACTTCCAAACCTACATAAAAGAACAAGAGAAGAGGTGGAGAGAAAACGAACGGAGGTGGAGGATGAACGAGAGGCGGTGGAGGGCCAACGAAAGGAGGTGGCGTGAGGCTTTTAAGAGGTTTGAGGCGCTTGAGCGGGGTCTCCAGAGGTTGGATAGGCGGCTTGTCCTTCTGGGCGCCCGCTGGGGGGTGGAGACGGAGGAGGCTTTTAGGGAGGCGGTGCGGGGGATTGTGGAGGATGTTTTGGGGGTTGGGGAGGTGGTGCGGTGGTCTTACTTCGACGGGGAGGGGCTGGTGTTCGGCTTCCCCTCGCCCGTGGAGGTGGACGTGTTGGTTAAAGACGGTGTGCATATACTCGTGGAGGTTAAGGCCTCCGCTACGGACAGCGACGTGGCTAAGCTGTGGCGGATAGGCCAGCTCTACCGCCGCGCCACCGGCGTAGAGCCGAAGCTGGCCTTGGTCACGCCCCACATAGACGAGCGTGGTAGAAAAGCCGCCGAGGCGCTGGGCATCCAGGTGTACACCTATTTATAG
- a CDS encoding uracil-DNA glycosylase: MDFEDFLRKLTACRACPRLVEYRSSFPPGYWAKPVPPWGSGPIMVVGLAPAAHGGNRTGRMFTGDRSSQNLFKALYEAGLASRPYSISRDDGVELYGVYITSAVKCAPPGNKPTAEEVKNCSRWLREEVEIVKPRVVVALGRVAWRAVSEILGVRGEFRHGAVVEKDGVYLVGAYHPSPRNINTGRIAVEELAEVFKLAKKLAKEEIQHS; the protein is encoded by the coding sequence GTGGATTTCGAGGACTTCCTGAGGAAACTGACCGCGTGTAGGGCCTGCCCCCGTCTCGTTGAGTACAGAAGCTCGTTTCCGCCCGGCTACTGGGCCAAGCCGGTGCCCCCGTGGGGGAGCGGCCCCATAATGGTGGTTGGTCTCGCCCCCGCCGCCCACGGGGGGAACCGCACTGGCCGGATGTTCACCGGCGACCGGAGCTCCCAGAACCTCTTCAAGGCGCTCTACGAGGCGGGCCTCGCCTCTAGGCCGTACAGCATCTCGCGGGACGACGGGGTGGAGCTCTACGGCGTATACATAACCTCCGCCGTCAAATGCGCTCCCCCCGGCAACAAGCCCACCGCCGAGGAGGTGAAGAACTGCAGCCGGTGGCTGAGGGAGGAGGTGGAGATAGTCAAGCCCAGGGTGGTGGTGGCCCTGGGCAGAGTGGCCTGGCGAGCTGTGTCCGAGATCCTCGGCGTCCGGGGGGAATTTAGACACGGGGCGGTGGTCGAGAAAGACGGCGTGTACCTAGTGGGGGCCTACCACCCCAGCCCCCGCAATATAAACACCGGGAGGATCGCTGTGGAGGAGCTCGCCGAGGTGTTCAAGCTGGCGAAGAAACTGGCTAAGGAAGAGATACAACACTCCTAG
- a CDS encoding phosphoribosylanthranilate isomerase, whose translation MLVKICGVARPEDVALLDGLVDYIGFIVEPSSPRSVEPRRLGELVRLVRESRPVLVTASLPPAEAVDLAASLGIPVVQHHGSLGDGHFSYAEERGVALAPVAVYRRGADLRAAVSQLLSKPHEYVLVDAEKGSRERYEGGLKIPLQALAEVAHMGKVALAGGITPENAHLVAALRPYMVDVASGVESSPGVKDPGKVKALLRALGRLSG comes from the coding sequence GTGTTAGTTAAGATCTGCGGCGTGGCAAGGCCAGAGGATGTGGCGCTTCTAGACGGCCTTGTGGACTACATCGGCTTCATAGTGGAGCCCTCCAGCCCCCGGTCGGTGGAGCCTAGGCGGCTCGGGGAACTGGTGCGGCTGGTTAGAGAGAGCAGGCCCGTGCTGGTGACGGCTTCTCTCCCGCCGGCCGAAGCCGTAGATCTGGCGGCGTCGCTGGGGATCCCGGTGGTCCAGCACCACGGGTCTCTGGGCGACGGCCACTTCAGCTACGCGGAGGAGAGGGGCGTGGCCCTCGCCCCGGTGGCGGTGTACAGACGGGGGGCCGATCTGAGAGCCGCCGTGTCACAGCTCCTCTCCAAGCCCCACGAGTACGTCCTAGTAGACGCAGAGAAGGGGAGCCGGGAGAGGTACGAGGGCGGCCTCAAGATCCCGCTCCAGGCGCTGGCCGAGGTGGCACACATGGGGAAGGTGGCGCTCGCCGGAGGCATCACGCCGGAGAACGCCCACCTCGTCGCGGCGCTGAGGCCCTACATGGTGGACGTAGCAAGCGGCGTGGAGTCGTCGCCGGGGGTGAAGGACCCAGGAAAGGTCAAAGCCCTCCTGAGGGCTCTCGGCCGCCTCTCCGGCTGA
- a CDS encoding aspartate aminotransferase family protein, whose translation MARIARYYREYGLRIVKGLLQYVWDDGGRRYLDCNTNHGVAFLGHANPKIVEAVRRQLEEVWAVPLNFSTPARERFIEEFSRLLPAKFGVVFLQNTGTEAVETAVKIAKKITRRHTIVAFTNSFHGRTMGSLSITWNERYRKAFEPLYPHVRFGKFNVPTEVDKLVQEDTCCVVVEPIQGEGGVNPATPEFLKALREETQRKGALFIIDEVQTGFGRTGAVWAFQKYGVEPDIFTAGKAVAGGLPIGLAVAREDFGDVFEPGEHGSTFAGNAVVMAAAAAASRLLREEDVPAKAERAGAELAKALGEVESRLAVRVKGMGLMLGLELRVKADQFLQPLLERGVLGLTAGVNTLRFLPPYMITREDIELVHAAVSEALKRAQ comes from the coding sequence GTGGCTAGAATCGCCAGATACTACAGGGAGTACGGCCTGAGGATCGTCAAGGGGCTCCTCCAGTACGTCTGGGACGACGGGGGCAGGCGCTATCTAGACTGTAACACCAACCACGGCGTTGCCTTCCTAGGCCACGCCAACCCCAAGATAGTGGAGGCCGTGAGGAGGCAGCTGGAGGAGGTGTGGGCCGTGCCCCTCAACTTCTCCACCCCCGCCAGGGAGCGGTTTATAGAGGAGTTCTCCAGACTCCTCCCCGCCAAATTCGGCGTTGTGTTTCTACAGAACACGGGAACAGAGGCCGTGGAGACCGCCGTCAAAATCGCCAAGAAGATAACCAGGAGGCATACCATCGTCGCCTTTACCAACAGCTTCCACGGGAGGACTATGGGCTCCCTCTCCATAACCTGGAACGAGAGGTACAGAAAGGCCTTCGAGCCCCTCTACCCCCACGTGAGATTCGGCAAGTTCAATGTCCCCACAGAGGTGGACAAGCTGGTGCAGGAGGACACCTGCTGCGTGGTGGTGGAGCCGATACAGGGAGAAGGCGGCGTCAACCCCGCCACCCCCGAATTCCTAAAGGCCCTCAGAGAGGAGACCCAGAGGAAGGGCGCCCTCTTCATAATAGACGAGGTGCAGACGGGCTTCGGCAGAACAGGCGCCGTCTGGGCCTTCCAGAAATACGGCGTGGAGCCAGACATCTTCACGGCAGGAAAGGCTGTGGCGGGAGGCCTACCCATCGGCCTGGCGGTGGCCCGGGAGGACTTCGGCGACGTGTTTGAGCCCGGGGAGCACGGATCTACCTTCGCCGGAAACGCCGTGGTCATGGCGGCCGCCGCGGCCGCCTCCCGTCTCCTCAGGGAGGAGGACGTCCCGGCCAAGGCCGAGAGGGCCGGCGCCGAGTTGGCCAAGGCGCTGGGGGAGGTGGAGAGCAGACTCGCCGTTAGGGTGAAGGGGATGGGCCTCATGCTAGGCCTAGAGCTGAGGGTCAAAGCCGACCAGTTCCTCCAGCCCCTCCTGGAGCGGGGGGTCCTCGGGCTGACCGCCGGCGTCAACACCCTGAGGTTCCTCCCGCCGTATATGATAACTAGGGAGGATATAGAGCTGGTACACGCCGCGGTCTCCGAAGCCCTCAAGAGGGCCCAGTGA
- a CDS encoding SPL family radical SAM protein: MKIYEIRVRRALTPSGLPEYDYALNPYVGCLHGCLYCYAQDYTKGPPGAAWGHIVYVKANLLEVLRREAAQLKPGVVGLSTVTDPYQPPEAKYRLARGAIEILAEAGFHISVQTKSPLVLRDLDLFKRYRESVDVGITITAMGDKALELEPAAPHPTARARAAARLAEEGVKVWIFLGPVVPGYNDSREDLAEVIKLAASIGAELIYDRYRPKPKAHARLPPAYRQEAGTQWWTQVKKTIEELCREAGARCLDVEEEWRARRGRPPLEAGLDGAP; encoded by the coding sequence GTGAAAATATACGAGATAAGAGTACGCCGCGCCCTAACCCCCTCCGGGCTACCGGAGTACGACTACGCCCTCAACCCCTACGTCGGCTGTCTCCACGGCTGTCTCTACTGCTACGCCCAAGACTACACCAAGGGGCCGCCCGGCGCCGCCTGGGGCCACATCGTCTACGTAAAGGCCAACCTCCTGGAGGTCCTCAGGCGGGAGGCCGCCCAGCTCAAGCCCGGCGTCGTGGGGCTCTCCACTGTGACAGACCCCTATCAGCCCCCCGAGGCCAAGTACAGACTGGCCAGAGGCGCCATCGAGATATTGGCGGAGGCGGGCTTCCACATCTCGGTACAGACCAAATCCCCCCTCGTGCTGAGGGACCTAGACCTCTTCAAGAGATACAGGGAGTCGGTAGACGTGGGCATCACCATCACCGCAATGGGAGACAAAGCCCTGGAGCTGGAGCCGGCCGCCCCACACCCCACAGCCAGGGCAAGAGCCGCCGCGAGGCTAGCCGAGGAGGGGGTAAAGGTGTGGATCTTCCTAGGCCCAGTGGTGCCGGGCTACAACGACAGCCGGGAGGACCTCGCCGAGGTTATAAAACTCGCAGCCTCCATAGGCGCCGAGCTTATATACGACAGATACAGGCCCAAGCCCAAGGCACACGCGAGACTACCCCCCGCCTACAGACAAGAGGCCGGCACGCAGTGGTGGACACAGGTAAAGAAAACCATAGAAGAGCTCTGTAGAGAGGCCGGGGCGAGGTGTCTAGACGTGGAAGAGGAGTGGAGAGCTAGACGCGGGCGACCTCCCTTAGAAGCCGGGCTAGATGGGGCGCCCTAG
- a CDS encoding metallophosphoesterase, whose protein sequence is MRRRQLFTAAGALLLAGGLAGGFYTEVTTLELGLGRRAAFLSDLHIHTPRRLELPPYDILLIGGDTYDELTADLAAVTETLRHLPKPKIAVLGNHEHWASRWIPLRRGVAALEEAGVYVLADDWVQIGGLRIYGLDWRDDPRDYPPVKDADVVLVHSPDAFHLAVGGLYLAGHTHGGHFCLPGNVPLYTNSRFGYTWGLYRRGEALMYVTRGAGEMTPRVFCSREIVLLT, encoded by the coding sequence GTGAGGAGACGCCAGCTGTTCACAGCCGCCGGCGCCCTACTTCTGGCCGGCGGGCTCGCCGGTGGCTTCTACACTGAGGTCACCACACTGGAGCTGGGCCTAGGGAGACGGGCGGCCTTCCTCTCCGACCTCCACATCCACACTCCGAGGAGACTTGAGCTCCCGCCCTACGACATCCTGTTGATAGGTGGAGACACCTACGACGAACTCACCGCCGATCTCGCGGCAGTGACGGAGACGCTACGCCACCTGCCCAAGCCCAAAATCGCCGTGTTGGGAAACCACGAGCACTGGGCCTCCCGCTGGATCCCCCTCCGCCGCGGCGTTGCGGCGCTAGAGGAGGCAGGAGTCTACGTCCTCGCCGACGACTGGGTTCAGATAGGGGGCCTCCGGATATATGGACTGGACTGGAGAGACGACCCCAGAGACTACCCCCCGGTCAAGGACGCAGACGTTGTGCTGGTCCACTCGCCAGACGCCTTCCATTTGGCTGTCGGTGGCCTCTATCTCGCGGGCCACACCCACGGCGGCCACTTCTGCTTGCCCGGCAACGTCCCCTTGTACACCAACAGTCGCTTTGGATACACCTGGGGTCTCTACAGGAGGGGCGAGGCACTCATGTATGTCACGAGAGGCGCCGGGGAGATGACGCCAAGGGTTTTCTGCAGTAGAGAAATTGTCCTACTTACCTAA
- a CDS encoding FHA domain-containing protein, which translates to MERVYVVEVFHPARLVLRGPVVLEREGVYGREHFAWLGPAAMYISRRHFALKRAGGALYILDLGSTNGTYVNGVDIRGEGLVELYRGDVVNVAGVVEFIVEEE; encoded by the coding sequence ATGGAGCGGGTGTATGTAGTCGAGGTATTCCACCCGGCGAGGTTGGTGTTGAGGGGGCCTGTGGTTCTAGAGAGGGAGGGGGTCTACGGCAGGGAGCACTTCGCCTGGCTAGGCCCGGCGGCTATGTACATATCTAGGAGACACTTCGCCTTGAAGAGGGCTGGGGGCGCCCTCTACATTCTCGACTTGGGTAGTACCAACGGCACCTACGTAAACGGCGTAGACATAAGGGGGGAGGGGCTCGTGGAGCTGTACAGGGGAGACGTGGTGAACGTGGCGGGGGTCGTGGAGTTTATCGTTGAGGAGGAATAG
- a CDS encoding TrpB-like pyridoxal phosphate-dependent enzyme, translating to MVDRWYNIAADLPGVLAPPKDPDEGESRIALLTRILPSALIDQEFTAERWVPIPEEVREVYRRVGRPTPLLRAEGFERALGTKVHIYYKYEGVLPVGSHKLNTAVAQAYYAKADGAVEVATETGAGQWGMAVSLAAALFGLKATVFMTRSSYNSKRQRLVFMRAYGATVYPSPSEVTETGRRHFRPDHPGSLGIAISEAVEYVLSGERRKYLPGSVMEFVLLHQTVIGLEAMRQLPEEPDYAVACVGGGSNFGGFTYPMLGAKLRGEGFGKTKFLAVESAAAPKLTRGEYRYDFPDATGILPLIKMYTLGHDYVPPPVHAAGLRYHGAAPSLSLLKRLGHVEAVAYGQEEVMEAALLFARSEGVLPAPESAHAVRAVIYLAKKLPPGSVVVFNMSGHGLLDVDAYEKALEWEKIYKHPED from the coding sequence GTGGTAGACCGCTGGTACAACATCGCCGCTGATCTGCCCGGGGTCCTCGCTCCTCCTAAGGACCCAGATGAGGGGGAGAGTAGAATCGCTCTTCTCACCAGGATCCTGCCCTCTGCGCTGATTGACCAGGAGTTCACCGCAGAGAGGTGGGTGCCCATACCTGAGGAGGTGAGAGAGGTCTATAGGCGGGTGGGGAGGCCTACCCCCCTTCTGAGGGCGGAGGGGTTTGAGCGGGCGCTTGGGACTAAGGTGCACATATACTACAAGTACGAGGGGGTTCTGCCGGTGGGTAGCCACAAGCTCAACACCGCGGTGGCTCAGGCCTACTACGCAAAGGCGGATGGGGCTGTGGAGGTGGCTACTGAGACGGGGGCGGGGCAGTGGGGGATGGCTGTGTCTCTCGCCGCGGCGCTCTTCGGCCTCAAGGCGACGGTCTTCATGACCCGCTCCTCCTACAACAGCAAGAGGCAGAGACTGGTCTTCATGAGGGCGTACGGCGCCACCGTCTACCCAAGCCCCAGCGAGGTGACCGAGACGGGCAGGAGGCACTTCCGGCCCGACCACCCGGGGTCCCTCGGCATAGCCATATCTGAGGCCGTGGAGTACGTCCTCTCGGGGGAGAGGAGAAAATATCTGCCGGGTAGCGTTATGGAGTTCGTCCTCCTCCACCAGACAGTCATAGGCCTTGAGGCCATGAGACAGTTGCCCGAGGAGCCGGACTACGCGGTGGCTTGCGTCGGCGGGGGGTCTAACTTCGGCGGTTTCACATACCCGATGCTTGGGGCTAAGCTCAGGGGGGAGGGGTTTGGAAAAACCAAGTTTCTCGCCGTGGAGTCCGCCGCCGCCCCTAAGCTGACGCGGGGGGAGTATAGGTACGATTTCCCAGACGCCACGGGGATACTGCCGTTGATTAAGATGTACACCCTAGGCCACGACTACGTCCCCCCGCCTGTCCACGCGGCGGGCCTGCGCTACCACGGCGCCGCTCCCAGCCTCTCTTTGCTTAAGCGGCTGGGCCACGTGGAGGCAGTGGCCTACGGCCAAGAGGAGGTTATGGAGGCGGCGTTGCTTTTTGCAAGATCAGAAGGCGTTTTGCCAGCTCCCGAATCGGCACATGCGGTAAGGGCTGTGATATATTTGGCAAAAAAACTCCCGCCAGGCTCTGTAGTTGTGTTTAACATGTCTGGTCATGGACTTCTTGATGTTGACGCGTATGAAAAGGCTCTTGAGTGGGAGAAAATATATAAACACCCCGAAGATTAA
- a CDS encoding vitamin K epoxide reductase family protein: MWLVFLVAFSIGGLVASLLVIYLFYLLGTLPPGCYANVELLPGVTLDCIKVLTSRYAYIGPVPLDAAAAVWFVVNIGAALWLYRTLSRRAARFVFWWRLLGLAILPYLVYLEFAVLKAVCIYCTIMHAFILADFVVITLYLRRVAPLIR; encoded by the coding sequence ATGTGGCTTGTGTTTCTTGTGGCTTTTTCCATCGGCGGACTTGTGGCGTCTCTACTGGTGATATACCTCTTCTACCTCCTCGGCACCCTCCCGCCCGGCTGCTACGCCAATGTAGAGCTTCTGCCGGGGGTCACACTAGATTGTATCAAAGTGTTGACTAGCCGCTACGCCTACATAGGCCCCGTCCCGCTGGACGCGGCGGCTGCCGTCTGGTTTGTAGTAAACATCGGGGCGGCTCTGTGGCTGTACAGAACTCTGTCTAGGCGGGCCGCCCGCTTTGTCTTTTGGTGGCGTCTCCTCGGCCTCGCCATACTGCCCTATCTCGTCTATCTGGAGTTCGCCGTGTTGAAGGCCGTCTGTATTTATTGTACTATAATGCACGCCTTTATCCTCGCCGACTTTGTAGTAATCACTCTCTACCTACGGCGGGTGGCCCCATTGATAAGATGA
- a CDS encoding DUF4405 domain-containing protein, with translation MLLIASGVIMAISGIVLYFAPSGPGSGNAVILGATKHFWNNLHTYTGFSIIGLATAHVILNRRSLLFYTKKLLFS, from the coding sequence ATGTTGCTCATAGCGAGCGGTGTGATTATGGCCATCTCCGGCATAGTGCTGTACTTCGCGCCCTCTGGCCCGGGGTCGGGCAACGCCGTGATACTAGGCGCCACAAAACACTTCTGGAATAACCTACATACCTACACGGGCTTCTCGATAATAGGCCTAGCAACGGCGCATGTGATACTAAACCGCAGATCGCTCCTATTCTACACAAAAAAACTACTTTTTTCCTAA
- the trpD gene encoding anthranilate phosphoribosyltransferase, which yields MVNILKKLANGVSLNIDEAYLLSREILSGGLNDVAVAAALTAMRCRGETAEEVTGFVKSAREVAVKVPLRVEAIDTAGTGGDGAGTINLSTLAAVVAAAAGARVLKHGNRSASGFFGSADFMEAVGYNLEVGPEKAAEMVEKIGFAFVFAPRYHPAFAKVAPVRRQLPFRTVFNIVGPLANPGLVKRQLIGVSERRLLDVVGGVASVLLDRALVVYGSGVDEVSTEGPTEVVEVRGGRAERYVLEPEDFGIGKTPLPRASTREEAVGLALAGLRGEHREAEIAIAVNAAAALYVAEVVRDFRDGFELAVKTIREGAAYRKLREAVEASR from the coding sequence GTGGTAAATATACTAAAAAAACTTGCAAACGGCGTTTCGCTTAATATTGACGAGGCCTACCTCCTCTCGCGTGAGATCCTCTCCGGGGGGCTAAACGATGTGGCTGTCGCGGCGGCTCTCACCGCGATGAGGTGTAGGGGGGAGACGGCGGAGGAGGTGACGGGTTTTGTAAAATCGGCTAGAGAGGTGGCGGTTAAGGTGCCGCTTAGGGTTGAGGCTATAGATACGGCGGGGACGGGGGGCGACGGGGCGGGGACTATAAACTTGTCCACGCTCGCCGCTGTGGTCGCCGCGGCGGCGGGGGCCAGGGTGTTAAAACACGGGAACAGGTCGGCGTCGGGGTTCTTCGGGAGCGCGGACTTTATGGAGGCGGTGGGCTACAACCTCGAGGTGGGCCCTGAGAAGGCAGCTGAGATGGTGGAGAAGATCGGTTTCGCCTTCGTCTTCGCCCCGCGGTACCACCCGGCTTTTGCAAAAGTCGCGCCAGTGAGAAGACAGTTGCCCTTCCGCACCGTCTTCAACATCGTGGGGCCGCTCGCGAACCCAGGCTTGGTCAAGAGACAACTGATCGGCGTGTCGGAGAGGAGGCTGTTGGACGTGGTGGGCGGCGTCGCCTCCGTCTTGCTAGACCGCGCCCTTGTGGTATACGGCTCCGGCGTGGATGAGGTAAGCACAGAGGGCCCCACCGAGGTGGTGGAGGTGAGGGGCGGGAGGGCCGAGCGCTACGTCTTAGAGCCGGAGGACTTCGGCATTGGAAAAACGCCGCTCCCCCGGGCCTCGACAAGGGAGGAGGCGGTGGGCCTCGCCTTGGCTGGGCTTAGGGGAGAGCATAGGGAGGCTGAGATCGCCATAGCTGTCAACGCCGCCGCGGCGCTGTATGTGGCCGAGGTGGTGAGGGACTTCAGAGACGGCTTCGAGCTCGCCGTCAAGACAATTAGAGAGGGGGCCGCGTATAGGAAGCTGAGAGAGGCCGTGGAGGCGTCGAGATGA
- a CDS encoding DUF504 domain-containing protein gives MRQIFNRVKWSGRRAYFWFISRGSPGGEEVLSTDDVVEVGANGVVVSVGGRERYIPYHRIVEIRLESGEVLLSRRGGREPSGGL, from the coding sequence ATGAGGCAAATCTTTAACCGGGTTAAGTGGAGCGGCCGGCGGGCCTACTTCTGGTTCATAAGCAGGGGGTCGCCGGGCGGCGAGGAGGTGCTCTCCACCGACGACGTGGTGGAGGTGGGGGCCAACGGCGTTGTCGTTTCGGTGGGCGGGAGGGAGAGGTACATCCCCTACCACCGTATTGTCGAGATTAGGCTGGAGAGCGGCGAAGTTCTCCTCAGCCGGAGAGGCGGCCGAGAGCCCTCAGGAGGGCTTTGA